In Mytilus trossulus isolate FHL-02 unplaced genomic scaffold, PNRI_Mtr1.1.1.hap1 h1tg000987c__unscaffolded, whole genome shotgun sequence, the DNA window GTCCGTTCATCTCCAGTTCGTTCATCTCCAGACCGTGCATCTCCAGTTCGTTCATCTCCAGACCGTGCATCTCCAGTCCGTTCATCTCCAGACCCTGCATCTCCAGTCAGTCCGTCTGCAGTCCGTTCGTCTCCAGTACATTCATCTCCAGTGAGTTCTTCTTCAAGTAGATCTTCTCCAGGTCAACCCGTCACGTTGAGCTCACCTGAAGCTGTTGGGTCACCAGAAACAACTAAGTCATTAAATCCACAAGATATCATATCATCACCAGCATCAACTTCATCTTCTGTCACAACAAGGGTTAAAGTCTTCAAGAATTCTTCTGGTGTAACATTTCATATTCAGGACACTGTTTGTATTGCCCGTGGTAAAAACAGTTGCGATTATGCAAAGGTAACAAGTGTTTGGAACACAAAGGTGGACATAACTTACTTAAAGAAGACAGCTAAGGGCTTGAAAACATGGATCGTTTCCCATGACAAGCCATATACAGACAGCGTTCACATCAACacaatctttttttcatttgggaAAGCAGAATGGTCGTCCGACATTCATTGTACAATTAAAGATAAGCTAGCCAAGTTGTTTGAATAGGTGAACCAAATATGAACCAAAATTGTTATATTGTGTGAAATGCTATCAAAAGGCACATGTAGCTTTGAATTGAACAATGCCATGCTCTTATTATATAAACtgcaaaatatttcacaagTGTACATGTTTGCTAACTTGTAATGGagttatgtttatatatatatatatatatgtaggatcatttctcagtattgtcaaaaatgtttacattattcatgataatgtttttaataaataatcagTGCTTTTTATTCCTGTACTTTTTTTGTGGTCATTTTGAAGAGAATAATCTATGCATCCTGAAATGAATCTTAAAAccctagaaaaaaaaccaaatgatGGTTTTgagtatatatttttgaaaacacactgtgttgctattatacattaaaaaagaacataagaagacacatgatacatgtaaa includes these proteins:
- the LOC134703349 gene encoding WASH complex subunit 2-like; the protein is AEINRVVKDNKFHSTSDKGFESAVTCIVSFLSGLQHTPTTRDKVKQRVKKRIYNQQSYQKTKQIAEANGVSVKKCQSVAVKRNLTYPIETPPTNTKQPRKSSPVHSSPVLSSPDRSSPVRSSPVRSSPDRASPVRSSPDRASPVRSSPDPASPVSPSAVRSSPVHSSPVSSSSSRSSPGQPVTLSSPEAVGSPETTKSLNPQDIISSPASTSSSVTTRVKVFKNSSGVTFHIQDTVCIARGKNSCDYAKVTSVWNTKVDITYLKKTAKGLKTWIVSHDKPYTDSVHINTIFFSFGKAEWSSDIHCTIKDKLAKLFE